From the Glycine max cultivar Williams 82 chromosome 11, Glycine_max_v4.0, whole genome shotgun sequence genome, the window agaagAAGGATTCCTATAAAAGTGATGGATTTTCTTGTCTCTCTCTTTCCATTTTGATTCTAGCTTATTATGTTGGTTTTATAGATCTGTGAGCCTGCAAAGAATAACTTCACTTTGTGATATTGGAGGGCCAGAGGATTGAAGTATAATAGCTCATTAGATGCATATATAGTACTACACGTGCAGTAACAAATATTTCTGACAGTTCATTTTAATCTTCTTACTGACAAGGGCTATGGTAAAATTATTGTTGAATACTGAATCCGATTCAGTCGATGCCGTAACATTATGCAAGGGGAACTACTTATCTGCCCACTATTCCGGATCAGACTCCACGACATTAAATTTCAAACGATTATTTGTAGGAGTTTTTGGTGGTCATTTTCAGCCACAACATCTTCAAATAAGAGAATGAAATACTTTTACAGAAGGTGATTGCTCCGGTATTAAGATTTTGATGTCCTTTTTTACTTAGTTAATGCAATACTCATATTTTGAGTgctttaattaaaaagtattattagcttaaatttttgttttacatgATTTTCGTGTTCAACTGATGATAGATTTTGTGATGTGATAttcttcttaaaaatataattaggcCTCACACTTTAGTTGAAGTGTTTGAAATAAAACATTATACTTTGAGCAACGAGGACATCAAAACTGGCACCGAAGAGTTACAGAATTGGATGTAAAACATGATGCTTTGTGCTTAAATGGGATTGGTCTAGCTACTTGGCAAGAGATAGAGTTCTCTCACAGTAAGTAAATAGGGTGTTTTAATTTAGTTTCCGCGTCCACGTAAAAAGGAATCAGCGAACATCAAACATAACTTAAACAGGacatgaaataaaaaacaatatttttttgcttattaTGTTTCGGATATCAAAGATGGAAAGGAACAAATTAATATGAAAGCTGCTAAATCATAACCCAGACAGCCGCAGCCAAAGCCTTATTGAAAGCAATGAGTAATTTTGGTCTTAACCTTCAGCCCAATGGCATTGTGATcctactaaaaaaagaaaaaagaagctcCTATGCTACCACAAATGTAAATTGTAATGGGAAAAATCCAAAAAGGAAAGTGTAACAATGACGCCTCGGGAATTGATAGGATAGTTTAGGTTTATTCTCCCCCAATAGGATGGATCAGTACCTGTAGTGAGCAGGCTTGTATGGACCCTCAACAGGCACACTGATGTAATCAGCTTGGTCTTTGGAAAGCTTGGTGAGCCTAGCTCCAAGCTGGCCAAGGTGGAGAGAAGCCACTTTCTCGTCAAGGTGCTTGGGCAACACATACACCTTCTTCTCATACTTCCCAGAACCCTTCTCTTTCCACAATTCAAGCTGAGCAATGACCTGGTTGGTGAAGGAGCACGACATCACAAAGCTGGGGTGTCCCGTGGCACACCCCAAGTTCATCAAACGACCCTCTGCCAACACGATGATCCCCCTCTTGGTATCGGGGAAAACCCATCTGTCTGTTTGAGGCTTGATGTTGATGCGCTTCACACCAGGGCAGGTCTCAAGCCCCAGCATGTCGATTTCGTTGTCGAAGTGGCCAATGTTGCACACGATGGcattgttcttcatcttcttcatgtGGTCAAGCATGATAATGTCCTTGTTCCCTGTGGTGGTGACGAAGATGTCGGCCTCGGAGACAACATCTTCCAGGGTGAGAACCTGAAGACCCTCCATTAGAGCCTGAAGGGCACAAATGGGATCAATCTCGGTGACAATGACACGAGCCCCGGCTTGCTTCATGGCCGAAGCACAACCCTTGCCAACGTCTCCGTAGCCACACACAACAGCTACCTTTCCGGCAATCATCACATCAGTGGCTCTCATCAGTCCATCGGGAAGCGAGTGACGGCATCCATACAAGTTATCAAACTGCAACAAATTGCATCAAACacttttatatttctttcaCCGACAGacaaacaaacagacaaaaaaTGTATGGTACGTACCTTGCTCTTGGTGACCGAGTCATTGACGTTGATGGCAGGGAACAAGAGGGAGCCATTGGCCTGCATCTGGTAGAGCCTCTTGACACCGGTGGTGGTTTCTTCGGAGACACCGACGATTCTGTCCTTCATCTTGTGGTACCTCTTGGGATCGGTCTTCAAGCCATCCCTGATGATGCTCAGCACGATCTGGAACTCCGCATTGTCGGAGGAAGCCGGGTCGGGGAACTGGCCGGTCTTCTCAAAGATCTCCTCGGCCTTGACGCCCTCGTGAATGAGAAGAGTGGTGTCGCCGCCGTCGTCGACGATGAGATCGGGGCCGCCGCCGGGGCCCCAGTCGAGGGCGCGCTCGGTGCACCACCAGTATTCCTGGAGGGTCTCACCCTTCCAGGCGAAGACGGAGGCGCTGTCGCGGGCGATGGCGGCGGCGGCATGGTCCTGGGTGGAGAAGATGTTGCAGGAGCACCAGCGGACCTCGGCGCCGAGGGCGGTGAGGGTCTCGATGAGGACGGCGGTTTGGATGGTCATGTGGAGGGAGCCGGTGATCCTAGCGCCCTTGAAGGGTTGAGAGGGGCCGAACTCGGTGCGGGAGGACATGAGGCCGGGCATTTCAACCTCCGCCAGCTCGATTTCCAATCTTCCGAAATCGGCTTGCGTCATGTCCTTCACCTTGTACTCCCTTCCACTGCTTGTTTTCTCAACCAACAACGCCATcttgatagatagatagatctctctctctctctctctctctctctctctctctctctctctctgcgaGCTGGGATGAAGTTTGCCAGTGTATGGAAGACTATATATAGGTTCCAGTCACTCCAAATGGACGACGCTGATTCGTTCCATCTCCACTGCTTCGGGATCTGTCATGCTCCTGCATCGCTCTTCTACACCAactaaattcaatttattatttaatcttcTTTCGTGCCTACCTGTTATCATTTCTTATTCTTTATGTATGAcattatatttgtatatatgcATGTGAAACAACTCAAACTGGACAATTAAGTTgagtcacttttttttataaattttactatatTACTCCACTCAGCACATCTTATcactattttttacataaatggttaatttaaataaataaaacgtatgtttaaaaaattatacatttaaaattttggtttaattaatGCTTTAAAATTAGTGTATCCACGTACATCTAGGCTCTAATTCTCTTGACTAGTAAGACATTCCAACCTCCAACGTACGTAAACTATGCTATcatccttgtttttcctttgaGATTATGTTGAGATGtgttatcattatttatttcttcttttgactaaaatacatgtatttttcatattaaaaaactcgcacaaaaacaaaaatagatgtAGTTTCCTAAAGCTTGCCCAAGAAACAAAAATAGCGTGGAAAAAGCTCAAAGCTGTATAGTAACGTTACACCCGATTGTAAAGGCCTTTCTTGAACTATACAGCTGCTATATAAAAAACCTCCACCGCCAGTATCTGACAGAGATTATTTATGTGTGCTTTAGGAATTATTAATAAATCTTCTTGTTCTTACGTTTGCTTTCTTGTGTGCATTTGTTTCATTGTCtacctttctttttttcctcttctggATGCAGTgtttcatacttttttttttaaaaagaaaatcgtTCATTATGCTTTATTTTACATCTAGCAGTACACAAACAGAAAGAGCTAATGTGTTTTTTAATGCTACGTGGTTGTCTCACCTACTGATACTATATTTGTCGCAGGAGTGGTGTTTTGTTGAGAGCCACAACTGAAAGCTCAACAACCTCCGATCATGACTCCGCGGTTGGTGGGTCTCAGATTGACAAAATAAAACACCCGAGAAGCAAGCTGCAGTCCCACCACCTCCATACCATTTTTTCGTTTTGCCACCATGTTATACACTCCATACCACTTATTCTCAACAGAACTTATTAATCacctttatttaatatatattctcaaaaatctcaaattcaagaccttatttcttttttaaggaaaattcaAGACCTTATCAAAGAATGTCATTTGGaccttattaaatatattatcaagAATTTCGGATTCAAGACcatattaaaaaatgtcattGGACCTTCCTTGCTTAGTATATTTTCAGGAATCTCAAATTTGAAACCTTATTAATGCATCTTAGTTCAAGATCATTTGGACCTTGCTTAACATTAAGAGTGTTGGAATTTTTGGTGGGAGGATTTTAAAATTACCTTTgagagtaaaattaatttaaagtagTCATGCTTAATTTTCTCagattaaaatatgtttgagagtaattttttatttaaaagttcaGTTTGGTAGAAGAAAGGCTTAAGATACTTTGAAGTTTAATCCTTAtccaaatttaagtttttaaactttaattcaaaatgttatattttcaaGAATAAGGAACTGAGTATATGATATGCTTGGAAATTGGAATATATATACAATGAAATGAACCAATGGAGACTATATCTCAATTGAAATATGTGAGCAGAAAAAATTGTTCTAACATTTTTGTTAAATACTcaagaaaaaattaacaattgatttttttattaacgtcAATTGAAATATGTGAACAGAATAAATCACCCtaacattttttcttaaatactcAGGAAAAACTTAACAATTGACCTTGTGAATGGACCTTTCTTAaagaaataacaattttttctttaatatttgactCTTACTTCAAATACTTGAAGAAGATGTAACTCTTGATTGAGATATTATATCAAATACCTTgtcatcaaaaataaatatttcaaagaaatgaattaaaaacacaaattgaagaacaaaacactaaaatttgaaacaaatgaCCATATTCAATCAATAAACATTGCTAGGACACACGTCCAACCAAAATACAACAATTGAATGATTCAACACACACTAAAAAAATTGAggtaaagaaagaagaaaaagaaggaaagatgtTGACACATGCATACTAACAAGATGAGTGCACATCCAACAAACAATTTTGTTCACGTccaattagagaaaaaagaaaaagaaggaagagtattaaaatatttttaggttgaaaatcatgtcatatttttatgaagttaagaggaagaaaataaaggtattttaaatataaattttcattaaaaattatgtaattatcATGTGTCTACtttctattaaattattaattagtatttaGAACAAATGGAATTTGAGTgtaatataaactaaataattaaaataaattataggatgtaaaaaaatatcaaatataatttaaaaaataatattagagaTACGAGTATAATttcctcaaaataatttttgtgaatGTTGATGTCAAAGGGGCATGAAAATTGGAGGATGGCCGAACTTTGGACCTGTGAAAAACGTAGGCCCAGGTCATTATAGGGTACTAATATTTGTCTTGTAGGTGATGTGGTAAATTAATGatggtcaaaattaaaaaatttgattactACTCACTCCATTTCTTTTTAATcatctcttttttaaaaaaaaattataattcgtTTACTTTTTTCGGgtggaataataataataataataataataataataataataacaataataataataatttatgcaaattaaaaatttagttaatattatttaattttactaatctatttaatctcttttaaaaagtaaactttttttgttatactatattttattagaatttgacataaaatgaaaaaaattaaataaataaaatctcaattaaatgaaaaatattttagataatttcattaaacaggataatattaatttagatatatttatttactGGACCAACATCCatgcatttttttcatataattaagATCAAAgggagtatattttttttaatttaagataacatttttttttttcaaattagctcttacttttcatttaacttttaattaaattatacatttaCCATGGAAGTTAATAAGAAAAACAACTAGTATGTTTTTAttgtagagtaaaaaaaaagtttacaatGAAAAATTTCATAACTATTTTATCAAGAACGAGAAAACATATTgcatttcttatttcttatataaaggccttaaaaaacacttaataaaacaaaaatagtaaTACAATTTCCTTCAATAAATATActattaaatttaacaaataaaatttcgttATTAAGGAAACAATTAACCATTTATACATTTTCGTTTACCAAGTAATTTAAGTAAAAGTTTAATAACAATGAGTTTTGACAATTTTTACAATGCAAACATTTGAGTTTCAACAACTTAATAAAACAAACTTCTTTACATCGtccatcaaaattcaaaaacttctttacATCGCATCCTCTAAAAATTTGGTGTTGTAATTTTATGTAGACAATAAAAGTACAAAaccaaattttataatattaattcagTTTATTCATTCAACCCCGTGACGTTATACATCGATTCTTAATTCTgcttattttccttttcctgATTACTCGCAATTTCAGACATTGCACAAGCTTAGTCAAAGTGATTTCACAAAACATGTATTTGGACTAAaccattttttattcatttaggCAAATAGAGTGTAAAAAGAAAATTGCCATGTAAACTTAATCATATAATACATGGTTCACTTATATTTGGccaaaaaaattcacaatatgGAAAATAATTCATCCATGTTTGTATTTagccaaaatgaataaaaaaatggttcAGCCTAAACACCACCCTTCATAATTTTCTAACTGATATTATAAAGTCAATCaatttgatcactatttaaatatatgaacAAGCTTCTTTTCATCACATCATTTTTCTTAGAATTAGCAAGATATAATGTCAAGTATATTGATAagatatttataatacaagCATCAAAGTTTCCGCAACTCAATACCATAGTTCACAAATTACTCACAATTTTGGAATGtagcaaaaacaaattaaaaaacaagaaaaaaatgaacacgaattattttcataaattttattttttaaaataatatttatcatcacttaataatgatatgatataaattgaatgcatgataatatgatctatttttattttaaaatcaacaaaagaacttagaaaatgaaactaaagtGAATCACATATTTTATACCTAGGTATAAAGAGTTTTGAATTCCAAGTGAAGCAATGCAATAGCAAATTGGGGGAAGGAAAGGGTAAGAAGGAAGGGGAGTGTGGGGTTAGTGAGAATAAAATGACGATGCGACCCTTACTAACCCTCTCCTATTTTCCCAACTACACTTCTCTGAGAATGGAAAGCGTCCATCCAACGATAAGgtgctcattttttttctcaattctgCTATTTACTATGCATTTCctctaatttttcatttttcatctttGCACAGGCTATTCAAGTATGAGATTGCCTCTAATGAAGTTTAGTGgtcaaattttttatatcagGACTTTTGATGCTGTAGAGAAAGCTGCAACAAAGCTCTTACAAATTCTCCAAGAGATGATGCAAATTGCAATTGGATTTGACATTGAGTGGAAACCCACCTTCAGAAAAGGTCGGTTcagcttcttctccttctttttcaATAGCTGATTATTACAATTGCTGCATTTAGGTAATAATAATGATGTGTATTTGATCAATTGGGGTGGAAAGGAGagagataagaagaagaaaaggtaaGAAGATAAAGTGATAGATGTGATTAGTGATGTAATGGAAAAAGAAGAGAGATGTAGGAAGAAAATAGGGGTGGAAATGGGATGGAAGTGAAAGTGAGTATATGTTGAGTATTCTCTTTCTGATATTGGTTATGTAAGCAAGAAGTTATGCCAGTTGTTATCCAATTAGTTTAGgtctttgaatttataatttttatattatatagaaTAGAATGTTTCAAGTCCAGAATCTGATCCTTGCTCAAACTTATAGAACGTTGGTGGACTGTCTTGATGAGGAATTTCAAAACTCATGGGAGGCAGAGCCTCTCTATTTTGTGTTGCAAATTGCAATGTGGATGAAGGTAAAGACATGCTGTTTTTTTATCTGATCTGAGGTAATGACATGATTTGAGTATTTGGGGGCGGGGGGATTAAAGTTCTAATTCCAACTAATTGTTTGGGTTTTTACTCCTCATAGTTTATGTGTTTTATGTAAATGCTttgttcacctattgtgagAGATGAATTGCCTACTTTTCTGCAGCAAAAGAGCCTTCCCTTTTGCCCCTATAAAgcattaattcttaaaaaaaaaagattgtctTAACTTATATTACTGAAATCATTATTGTATAAAACTTTTATAGGTGTTCCACCCGGAAAGGTAGCAGTGATGCAGATATATGGTGACACTAGACATTGTCATGTTCTACATCTAATTCATTCTGGAATCCCTTGAAATTTACAGCTTTTGCTTGAAGATCCCACAGTCTTGAAGGTTTTTATTTCTGTTAAgctgatatttatttttctcgttttttcttttgtatctaTGTAAACTAATCAATTATCGTAAGTGTTAAACAAAGTTTGATGTGCACAAGGTTGGAGCTGGGATTGATGGTGATGCTGTGAAGGTTTTTAGAGATTATAACATATCTGTTAAAGGTGTGACGGATCTTTCTTTTCATGCTAATCGAAAGCTTGGTGGAGATCATAAGTGGGGTCTTGCATCTTTGACTGAAAAACTTTTATCAAAACAGGTATGTTTTGAATCCAACTGTCTTATAACCAAACCAGACATGGACACGGTGATTCAACTGGTTCAGTTTTCTTCATCTGACACTTGatggcacaaaaaaaaaagtcccgtGCCTTTCCAACTGGGCAGGTTAACTGGAAAAGTGTTGCCAGTTGAATGTGCCAGATCTGCTCACCGCCTCACCTTTTCTCAAATTTCCATATGGTAGACTCTGAAAAAAGGGAGCTTTGTTGGGTGTTGAATACTTGAATTAGTCAAAAGGAAAATGGCTGGTCTTCTGCTCTCACTAAATCAATGCATTGTTCAATTTCACATATgctaactaatattttttgttgcattCCTGAATTAGTATCAGCATATCCAATTACaaatgttataattatattttttgccaTAAATAGCTTTAGTTACTGACTTGTAGTAGTtgaataggattttttttttaaagaaagcaATAACAGAAAGTTAACATGTGCATTACTGCACTTAAGCCATAAATCAACTCTGAATAAACCattacttattttccttttcaataGGAGTTAGTTGTACTGTTGTAAGATGTTCAAAGGGAGGAAGAGAAAGGACTTGTTAAACCAACAGAATTTAGTTAAATGTCGGAAATAGAAAATGACAAAAGTGGATGATGCCATAAGTacaaaactgttttttttttcctgtcattcattttatcctcACTAGATAATCTGTATTCCTACACACACAGAATAGAGATAACCAGTATGTAAATTCCATTGACTACTTGATCATCAACATCTTTTCATAAccttttcatcttatttttattttctttgtcccTGGAGAGATGGGGGCAAATGTGAAGGGGGCAGGGAGATGTTTCAAccgccttcttaaaaaaaggTGAAGAACTATCTTGGTTGGATATTTACCAAGCTTGTTATGTTTGCAGCTTAAAAAGCCTAACAAAATAAGACTGGGAAATTGGGAGACTCCTGTTTTGTCAAAGGAGCAACTAGAGTATGCTGCAACAGATGCTTTTGCTTCTTGGTATCTTTATCAGGTAAATACTAAATCTTAGTGTGGataaacttttcaacaactattagaagaaaatcacaagataaaataagttaaaagttTTCTCATAATACAAAATCAACTTATATACCTCAATTTTGTAAAAGCTTCGAATATTAAGGtgcataatttgattttaaatttttacctcttattttcttttcgtaTTTGACTAAATAGTAAATACCAACATCATACGATAATTGTTAGCCTTATCTTGATTTCAAACTACTAACGTCCGTAGTCTTCTCGTCCATTTTATTGATACTTGATTCAAGGAATTGGTTTATTCTTTTGCATGCGATTAAAGATCTCCCGGACGCCCAGAAAGTCACTGACAGAAGTGGCGAAGTTGATGGTGTACCTCAAGAATGACTACATCCTTAGTGTGtattgaatttcatttttattaaatattaattatttataatgaacTAATTATCTGttgtgatatttttctttttgctgcTTGGATACCCATTGGAGGGGGggtaaagataagaaaatagaaAGGAATAGATAAAATGAATGATgtgatgagaaagaaaaaaaagatggcCAAGATATCTATTGGGCGGAGAATTTGAGGGTGTTTAAAATAGAAGTTTGGGCAAAAAATATTAGTGGttaatagttagtttttttgttaACGGAACAATTGAACATgaccgttttttttttcttctcttattcttTTTCTAGTAAGTCAATCTTTTAAGACCTAAAAGTAATGATAGAtgaatatctatatatatatataggggtaTATCAGGTGAGAAGAATGTTTTATTATGACTGGTGAGatgattaaataacaaaataaaaagttcagatttaattgctaaattaaatttggaccttttattttttatttaagagttACTATTTAATCCTCTCATCATTCCTAACAAAATACTCCTCTCACTTGATAGGCCTATTAcccctttatttatatatatatatatgaaaaaatacataaatatttttattattataaatatttatttgacaaTCCTTAATCtttctctatttctctcttattatattatatctattat encodes:
- the LOC100787210 gene encoding adenosylhomocysteinase, which translates into the protein MALLVEKTSSGREYKVKDMTQADFGRLEIELAEVEMPGLMSSRTEFGPSQPFKGARITGSLHMTIQTAVLIETLTALGAEVRWCSCNIFSTQDHAAAAIARDSASVFAWKGETLQEYWWCTERALDWGPGGGPDLIVDDGGDTTLLIHEGVKAEEIFEKTGQFPDPASSDNAEFQIVLSIIRDGLKTDPKRYHKMKDRIVGVSEETTTGVKRLYQMQANGSLLFPAINVNDSVTKSKFDNLYGCRHSLPDGLMRATDVMIAGKVAVVCGYGDVGKGCASAMKQAGARVIVTEIDPICALQALMEGLQVLTLEDVVSEADIFVTTTGNKDIIMLDHMKKMKNNAIVCNIGHFDNEIDMLGLETCPGVKRINIKPQTDRWVFPDTKRGIIVLAEGRLMNLGCATGHPSFVMSCSFTNQVIAQLELWKEKGSGKYEKKVYVLPKHLDEKVASLHLGQLGARLTKLSKDQADYISVPVEGPYKPAHYRY